One genomic region from Daphnia magna isolate NIES linkage group LG10, ASM2063170v1.1, whole genome shotgun sequence encodes:
- the LOC116933473 gene encoding E3 SUMO-protein ligase ZBED1, translating into MIRSLIDPKEFVQDALRSPIIDRRDFDLDDFEWEILANAVEILKPFDELTKDLSSQNYPSISKVIPSIVLITKWLNNINKNIYVDCLKQLLTFLITGLKERFEDSQKTCTHSTPHLIATYLDPRFKKLDLYFSSVVSSEAEKRTRNHIVFSSEERGKDSQQLAAQPMQQNKSSIWEGHDEAFAMSNANITAQGPNREANRIILTEEYNILPLQPRNSDPLLFWKTKRDEGQFWPLIKVVTKFQCIPATSVPCEQLFSSAGELVYEERNRLSPDNVNMLLFLNKNA; encoded by the exons ATGATTCGGTCGTTGATTGATCCTAAAGAATTTGTTCAAGATGCGTTGCGCTCCCCCATCATTGATCGACGTGATTTTGATTTGGATGACTTTGAATGGGAAATACTAGCCAACGCGGTTGAAATATTAAAGCCGTTTGACGAATTAACGAAGGATCTATCTTCACAAAATTACCCGAGTATTTCCAAAGTTATTCCATCGATTGTTTTGATAACAAAATGGCTGAATAATATCAACAAAAACATCTACGTTGACTGCCTTAAACAACTTTTAACATTTCTAATTACGGGGCTTAAAGAAAGGTTTGAAGATAGTCAGAAAACGTGCACGCATTCAACTCCTCACTTAATTGCCACATATCTGGATCCCAG ATTTAAGAAACTGGATCTCTATTTCAGTAGTGTGGTTTCCAGTGAGGCcgagaaaagaacaagaaaccACATCGTTTTCAGTTCAGAGGAGAGAGGTAAAGATAGTCAGCAATTGGCAGCTCAACCTATGCAACAAAACAAGTCTTCGATCTGGGAAGGACACGATGAAGCTTTCGCCATGTCAAACGCCAACATTACTGCCCAAGGACCAAACAGAGAAGCCAACAGAATAATTCTGACGGAAGAATATAACATCTTACCGCTTCAGCCTCGCAACTCGGATCCTTTGCTGTTTTGGAAAACTAAAAGAGACGAAGGTCAGTTTTGGCCATTGATAAAAGTGGTCACCAAGTTTCAATGCATACCGGCTACATCAGTTCCATGTGaacaacttttttcttctgctggGGAACTAGTTTATGAGGAAAGAAACAGACTCTCTCCTGACAATGTAAACATGTTGCTGTTTCTGAACAAAAATGCATAG
- the LOC116936024 gene encoding LOW QUALITY PROTEIN: chitotriosidase-1 (The sequence of the model RefSeq protein was modified relative to this genomic sequence to represent the inferred CDS: inserted 1 base in 1 codon; substituted 1 base at 1 genomic stop codon) → MKLIFVTFLWWFATPSLSQAETRLVCYLDVTAINRPGDGAFSLDKIDPFLCTHLIYGFTSDMIINSDSYGSTGIPHDKLLGPRVKNPKLKIMASVKYNTEDFKWDNPNSTXKKVNMIVDYLKKYRFDGLDIYWNMSSSDVPNTPFFSHLRNAFQENGLLLSLAVYTETNAEVIYFLEIIVQHIDFVSVLAYDLIRSTEQFWQADHPAPLYSTRSRNVDSLIHYFLEHDMPADKINLGIPTYGGSWTIPASSKLEPPLSATWGPFNKHTGRVGQIPYFEICANIRSSGXQVFGEDDNTTGPYAVSPEQMGNKIWVGYDDVDTVTRKSDYARNIRGLGGITVWDLSQDDFRNSCGMGAYQLTAAISRTLGIPRAPSSAFSVRLGLSTIIFLAVAWGLFYRL, encoded by the exons atgaaattgattttcGTGACTTTCCTCTGGTGGTTTGCTACTCCGTCCCTATCGCAAGCAGAGACCCGACTAGTTTGTTACCTCGATGTCACGGCGATCAACCGCCCAG GTGATGGTGCTTTTAGTTTGGACAAAATCGACCCTTTCTTGTGTACTCATCTCATTTACGGATTTACTTCCGATATGATCATAAACAGCGATTCTTATGGATCGACTGGAATACCTCACGACAAATTACTTGGGCCGAGAGTAAAAAATCCCAAGCTGAAAATCATGGCTAGTGTCAAGTATAATA CAGAAGATTTTAAATGGGACAACCCCAATAGTA GGAAAAAGGTAAACATGATAGTGGATTACCTAAAGAAATATCGTTTCGACGGATTAGACATCTATTGGAATATGTCTTCCAGCGATGTTCCAAACACGCCTTTCTTTTCTCACCTACGAAATGCATTCCAGGAAAATGGTCTATTGCTCAGTTTGGCAGTGTATACCGAAACGAATGCCGAAG ttatttactttttggaAATTATCGTCCAACATATCGATTTTGTCAGCGTGTTGGCTTACGACTTAATTAGATCTACAGAACAATTTTGGCAGGCTGACCATCCAGCCCCACTGTACAGCACTCGAAGCAGAAATGTCGATTCGTTAATTCATTACTTTTTGGAACACGACATGCCAGCTGACAAAATCAACCTGGGTATTCCAACGTACGGTGGTAGCTGGACCATCCCCGCTTCTAGTAAATTGGAACCACCCCTTTCGGCTACCTGGGGTCCTTTCAATAAACACACCGGTCGTGTGGGCCAAATACCTTATTTCGAAATCTGTGCCAACATTCGATCAAGTGGATGACAAGTCTTCGGGGAAGACGACAACACCACTGGCCCCTACGCCGTTTCACCTGAGCAAATGGGCAACAAGATCTGGGTGGGCTACGACGATGTAGACACCGTAACGAGAAAGAGCGACTACGCCCGGAACATAAGAGGTCTTGGTGGTATTACAGTATGGGATCTCAGCCAGGATGATTTCCGTAACAGCTGTGGTATGGGAGCTTACCAGTTAACGGCAGCCATCTCCCGAACTTTGGGAATCCCGCGGGCACCGTCGTCAGCTTTTAGCGTTCGGTTAGGACTGTCAACCATAAtattcttggctgttgcttGGGGTCTGTTTTACCGTCTTTAA
- the LOC116936025 gene encoding chitotriosidase-1 translates to MRLLLLATVFAACVFPYVAAGRFVCYFPNWAIERQKPWQFGVDNIDTKLCTHLVYAFADLDETTFKIKPNNPAVDIDQEFYRKFTGLKSQNPSLKTMLAVGGWVDSNINDKYSQLVASRENIDVFVGSVVSLLKEYGFDGLDMDWEYPKSDADKTGFINLMVALKDAFAPFNYILSAAVAPITTDLGYDIPALETTADFINLMTYDMHGSWEPDVADHHAPLRKRSFETIDYNVESSVHHWITNGLSASKINLGMPLYGRSWKLASAVTTPPAPAVGVGAPGPFTKEEGYVSYFEICQAVQNEGWQVVQDPDQFIGPYALSPTDVVNWIGYDDITMLTTKSNYVLSKGLGGAMVWEISLDDYRGACGAGMNPLLTAISRIVVA, encoded by the exons ATGAGATTGCTTTTACTAGCAACTGTCTTCGCTGCTTGCGTCTTTCCGTACGTCGCGGCAggtcgttttgtttgttatttccCCAACTGGGCTATTGAACGTCAAA AGCCTTGGCAGTTTGGTGTCGATAACATTGACACTAAACTCTGCACTCATTTGGTCTACGCTTTCGCTGACCTCGACGAAACCACGTTCAAGATCAAACCCAACAATCCAGCCGTAGACATCGATCAAGAATTCTATCGTAAATTCACCGGCTTGAAAAGCCAGAACCCAAGTCTGAAGACCATGTTGGCCGTTGGCGGATGGGTAGACTCCAATATCAACGATAAGTATTCTCAACTAGTAGCAAGTAGAGAGAATATCGACGTTTTTGTCGGCTCAGTCGTCAGCCTTTTAAAAGAATACGGGTTTGACGGGCTCGACATGGACTGGGAGTACCCCAAGTCCGATGCCGACAAGACCGGATTCATCAACCTCATGGTTGCTTTGAAAGATGCGTTCGCTCCGTTCAATTACATCCTTAGCGCTGCCGTTGCTCCTATAACCACCGATCTTG GCTACGACATTCCAGCTCTCGAAACAACAGCTGATTTCATTAATTTGATGACGTACGATATGCACGGATCGTGGGAACCGGACGTGGCTGACCATCACGCTCCTCTGCGTAAACGATCGTTTGAAACGATTGACTACAACGTAGAATCCAGCGTCCATCACTGGATTACCAATGGATTGTCCGCTTCTAAAATCAACCTCGGTATGCCGCTGTACGGACGCAGCTGGAAGCTCGCATCAGCAGTAACGACTCCACCTGCTCCGGCCGTTGGCGTTGGCGCTCCAGGTCCTTTTACCAAGGAAGAGGGTTACGTAAGCTATTTTGAAATCTGCCAGGCTGTTCAGAACGAAGGCTGGCAAGTTGTTCAAGATCCGGACCAGTTCATTGGACCGTACGCTCTGTCGCCTACCGACGTCGTTAATTGGATCGGCTACGACGATATCACCATGCTCACCACCAAGAGCAACTACGTCCTTTCCAAAGGATTAGGTGGAGCTATGGTGTGGGAAATCAGTTTGGACGATTACCGTGGCGCTTGCGGAGCCGGAATGAACCCCCTGTTGACAGCCATTTCACGTATCGTCGTGGCTTAA